A stretch of DNA from Halioglobus japonicus:
GTAACTCCGCTGACTCTGGGCATCGAGACCATGGGTGGCGTGGCTACTCCGCTGATTGAGAAGAACACTACGATTCCGACCAAGAAGTCGCAGATCTTCTCTACCGCTGACGACAACCAGACTGCCGTGACCATTCATGTAGTCCAGGGTGAGCGCAAGCAGGCGACTGGCAACAAGTCACTGGGTCGTTTCGACCTGGCCGACATCCCGCCGGCACCGCGCGGCATGCCCCAGATTGAAGTGACCTTCGACCTGGACGCCAACGGTATCCTGCACGTGTCTGCCCAGGACAAGGCAACCGGCAAGGAACAGTCCATCCGCATCACTGCCTCCGGCGGTCTGAGCGATGAAGACATCGAGCAAATGGTTGCTGACGCTGAAGCTAATGCTGAAGCCGATGCCAAGTTCGAGGAGTTGATCACCGCGCGCAATACTTGTGACGGCCTGATCCACGCTGCCAAGAAGACCATCGAGGAAGCTGGCGAGCACGCTACTGATGAGGAGAAAGCTGCGATTGAAGCTGCGATCACCGAAGCAGAAGAAGCCGTTAAGGGCGACGACAAAGCCGCCATTGATGCCGCTGCCGAGAAGCTGACTGAAGCTACTGGCCCTGTTGCGCAGAAGATGTACGCTGCCCAGGCAGAGCAGGCACAGGCAGCTGGCGCCGGCGCCGAAGGTGCTCAGGCAGAGCCTGCCGGTGAAGACGTCATGGACGCCGAGTTTGAGGAAGTTAAGGACGACAACAAGTAAGTCCCGCTTCCTTGCTGAAGGAGCGACTTCGGTCGCTCCGGTTACCAAGTTCGACCACGCGGGCCACTGATGCCCGCGTAGTCATTTTAGGAATAGCTGTAAAAGTACGCTGAGAAATCATGTCAAAACGCGATTACTACGAAGTTCTCGGAGTCAGCAAAAGCGCTGACGACAAGGAGATCAAAAAGTCCTACCGCCGGGTGGCGATGAAGTATCACCCCGACCGCAATCCGGATGATCCCGACGCCGAGGAAAAATTCAAGGAAGCCACCGAGGCATACGATGTCCTGATGGATTCAGAGAAGCGCGCGGCCTATGACCAGTTCGGTCATGCCGGTGTGGATCCGAACATGGGCGGCGGCGCCGGCGGCTTTGGCGGCGGCAGCTTCAGCGACATCTTTGGCGATGTATTCGGCGACATCTTCGGTGGTGGCGGCGGTGGCCGTGGCCGCGCAGGACCGCAGCGCGGTTCCGATTTGCGCTACACCCTGGATATCTCCCTGGAAGATGCCGTTAAAGGCACCACCGTTGAGATCAAGGTGCCCACGCTGCACACCTGTGAAATCTGTGATGGCTCCGGCGCCAAGAAAGGTTCCAGCCCGGTCACCTGTACCACCTGTGGTGGCGCAGGCCAGGTCCGCATGCAACAGGGCCTGTTCCAGGTTCAGCAAACCTGTCCGCAGTGTCGCGGTTCCGGCCAGATCATCTCCGATCCCTGCACCGATTGTCATGGCCAGGGCCGGGTAGAAAAGACCAAGACTCTGTCTGTAAAAGTGCCCCGGGTGTGGACACTGGCGATCGCATCCGCCTGTCCGGCGAAGGCGAAGCCGGCCCCATGGGTGGCCCCGCGGGTGATCTGTTCGTACAGATGTCGGTGAAGCAGCACCCCATCTTTGAAAGGGATGGCAAGCACCTGTATTGTGAAGTGCCGATCACCTTTGCCGATGCTGCCCTGGGCGGTGAGCTTGAAGTGCCCACCCTCGATGGCAAGGTGAAGCTGAAGATTCCAGCGGAAACCCAGACAGGGAAACTGTTCCGTCTGCGCGGCAAGGGCGTGAAGCCTGTGCGTGGCGGCAGCGTGGGCGACCTCTTGTGTCGGGCCGTCGTTGAGACACCGGTGAATCTGACCAAGCGTCAGAAGGAATTGCTGGAAGAATTGTCGGTATCACTGGGTGAGTCCGGGCATAAGCAGAGCCCGCGCCAACACAGCTGGTTTGAAGGTGTGAAAAATTTCTTTGACGATATGACCTCATCATGACAACAAAAATAGGTATTACCGGCGCCGCCGGACGCATGGGCAAAACCCTGATCGAGGCGGTGAGCCTGGCAGGCGACGAACTGCAGCTGGCGGCGGCCATTGAGCGACCTGAGTCCAGCCTGATTGGCGCAGATGCCGGTGAGCTTGCCGGTGTTGGCAAGTTGGGCGTGACCATTGCTGGTTCGCTCGACGATGTCGTTGAAGACATCGATGTGCTGATCGATTTCACGATCCCGGCTGCTACGGTTGCCAATGTACAGGTATGTGCGGCGAGTAATACTGCCATTGTTATCGGCACCACCGGTTTCGATGATGCTCAGCAAGCGGTTATTGATGAGGCCGCCAAAAAGATCCCGCTGTGTAAGGCGACTAATTTCAGCACGGGTGTGAATCTATGCTTCAAGTTACTTGAAGTGGCTGCCCAGGTGCTGGGCGATGACGTTGATATTGAGATTGTCGAAGCCCACCATCGGCACAAGATCGACGCTCCTTCTGGCACAGCGCTGAGCATGGGTGAAGTGGTCGCAGATACCCTGGGCCGTGATTTGAAGAAAGTGGCGGTGTATGGACGAGAAGGCCAGACCGGTGCGCGAGAGCGCGACACTATCGGTTTTGCCACCGTGCGCGGTGGCGATGTGGTTGGCGATCACACCGTGAGTTTTATGGCTGACGGGGAACGGGTTGAGATTACCCACAAAGCGTCCAGTCGCATGTCTTTCGGTCGTGGCGCAGTGCGGGCCGCCGGCTGGTTGAATGGTAAGGCCCCGGCTTCTATGACATGCGCGACGTACTTGGCCTCTAGGCACGCTGCAATCTCATTCACTTATTAGCAGATGGAACCCGCTATGTCCGAACACATAGTTAATATCGATGAGACCAACGCTGCAGCGCTACTGATCGAGGAATCACATAATCGTCCGGTGGTCGTCGACTTCTGGGCAGATTGGTGTGAGCCCTGCAAAGTGCTTATGCCGCTGTTGGAGAAAATCGCCAACGAATATAACGGCGCGTTTTTGTTGGCCAAGGTCAACGCGGACGAACAGGGCATGATTGCGCAGCAGTTTGGCGTGCGCAGCCTGCCGACGGTGATGGTGATTAAAGACGGGCAGCCTGTAGATGGTTTTGCCGGTGCCCAACCCGAAAAGGAAATTCGCGAACTTCTGGGCAAGTATCTGCCCAAACCCTGGGACGGCCTTCTGCAACTGGCGAAAGAAGCCATGGAGGAGGGCAATTTTGCCGCTGCTCTGACCCCGCTGCGCCAGGCCTGGGAAGAATCCGGTCAATTGTACGAGATCACCGTGGCCTATGTGCACTGCCTGATTGAGTCCATGCGTCTGGACGAAGCCGAAGCACTGCTCGACGGCGTGCGCATGGCGGATCAAGACGCCGCTTATGAACAACTGCGGGCTCAGTTAGAAATTAAGCGTCAGGCAGCCAAGTCACCAGAAATTGAAGCGCTGGAACAGCAGCTGGTCGCTGACCCGGATAATCTGGATGTGATGGCCCAGCTGGCGGTGCAGTTGACCAATGCTGGTCAATTCAAGGACGCCATGGAATATCTGGTCACCATTTTGCGCAAGGACCTGGATCACGGCGATGGTGCCACCAGAAAGGCGTTGCTCGACACCATCGCCTCGCTCGGTAAGGGTGACCCTCTGGCGGCGGAGTATCAGCGCAAGCTCTACAGCCTACTTTATTGACGGCGAATGCGGTAATGCTCCCACCTAGTATTTCCCTGTGTATGATCGTCAAGGACGAATCGTACTTCCTGCCCCGTTGTCTTTAAGCCGCCGCTGATTTTGTCGATGAGATGATCGTGGTGGACACCGGCTCAAGCGATGACTCGCGAAATATTGTACAGCGCCTGGGGGCCAAGGTGTTCGATTTCGCCTGGTGTGATGATTTTTCCGCCGCGCGCAACTACTCGCTGGAGCAGGCTAGCGGCGATTGGATCGTCGTGCTGGATGCAGACGAGATGATCGACCCAGCTAACTGGCTGCGCCTTCGTGAGCTGGTGACGACCACCGAGCGCGATGCGTTCTTTCTCAGCGAACATAATTACACGAATCAGCGCTTCGAGGGCGGCTTTGTCCCGACAAAGCAGCAAACACCTTACACCCGCGGTTTCAAAGGTTACAAGGTGCATGCCATTGCCCGGCTGTTCCGAAATTCACCGGCAATTCGCTATCGCGGCCATGTACATGAGGTGATTGATACCTCGCTTGGTGAAGAGCAGTACGAGGTGGTGAATATCGTGATTCACCACCATGGGGAAGAGAGCCCTCAGCGGCCCAAGGAAGTTCGCCATAGGAGCTATCTCCGGCTGATGGAGCAGGATCTCGACAGCGATCCTTCCGGTCGCCTTTACGGTACGGCGGCGTCCATTCGCATGCACTACCTCAAGGACTATGCCACCGCGGCCAGGTACTATGAGTCAGCTATTCGTCTGGGCTGGCGGCCACAGGACAGCCGCGAAGGCTGGGCGCTGTGCCAGTATCTGGCCGGTGACCTTGAGGCTGCCTACGATGGCTATCGGGCTCTCTATGACGAGAAGCACGTCAGCGTTAATCTCTGTATTAATCTGGCCAATCTCGCCGTAAAACGTAACGAGAAACCCTTTGCTGCTGACCTCCTGGAGAGGGCGATCGGCCTGGGTGTGGTCGACGTCAAGACCCGTATCAGCCTCGAGCATAACATTCGGTTTCTGCGCGACAATACCTGAGCACATTGCCTCCCCATTGACCGAGTACGCTACGGTCAATTATTGTGATTTCTGTCAACATTGTACCCCTCGTCGGTGCTCGCTATGGTACGGGCCAGCAGGGGCTATGAGCCCTTCTTTTGCGCCAATTTTGCAGCCGAGGAGGTATTTGCAGTGGACACATCTTTCAGCGCCGAGGACCTGGCGTTCCGAGACGAGGTGCGCGAGTTCTTCGCCACCGCCTATGACCCTGAACTGGACGCTCGCCTGAACAACCCCGATCCCAGTGTGTTTCCGGCGGCGATTGTGGACTGGCAGAAACGCCTGCATGACCGCGGCTGGATTGCGCCCGGTTGGCCCGAGGCCGTGGGTGGTACGGGCTGGACAGCGACCCAGAGCTTTATATTCGAAACCGAGCGCGCAGCGCACGGTATTCGCGATGTGCTTCCCTTTGGCCTGAAAATGGTCGGCCCCGTTATTTATACCTTTGGCACCGATGAGCAGAAAGAGCGCTTCCTGCCCAAGATTCTTGCCAGCGATGAGTGGTGGTGTCAGGGCTATTCTGAACCTGGTTCCGGCTCTGACCTTGCCTCACTGAAAACCCGCGCCGTGCGCGACGGTGATGACTACATCATTAACGGTGCCAAGATCTGGACAAGCTACGCTCAGTTTGCCGATTGGATCTTCTGCCTGGTGCGTACCAGCACCGAGGGCAAGAAGCAGGAAGGCATCAGCTTTTTGTTGATCGATATGAAGACGCCGGGCATTAAGGTCAACCCAATTGTGTCCATTGATGATCATCACAGCCTTAACGAGGTTGAGTTCAACAACGTACGCGTGCCCGTTGCCAACCGCATCGGTGAGGAAAACAAAGGCTGGACCTACGCCAAGGCGCTGCTGGCGCACGAGCGCACAGCGATTGCCGAAGTGGCTGACACCAAGCGTTGGGTACAAATGGTCAAGGATTACGCTACCACCGAAGTAAACGGCGGCAAGCGCCTGATCGACGATCCGCTGTTCCAGAAGCGCATCTCCGACGTTGAGATTGAGCTCATGGCGCTGGAGTTTACCGAGCTGCGTGTACTGGCGTCGGTCGCCAAAGGGGGTGCCCCGGGAGCGGAATCTTCACTGCTGAAAATCAAGGGCACCGAATTGCAACAGGCCAGCCAGGAGTTGCTGATGGATCTGGCAGCGCACTATCAGGGCGTTCGCCCAGGCGCTCCTGAGGCAGAAGTACTGGGGCATGAATTCGGCTCCAAGGCATTCAAGAAATATATGTACGGCAGGGCATCGACTATTTATGGCGGTTCCAACGAAGTGCAGCGCAACATCATCGCCAAGGCCGTACTCGGTCTGTAAGCAGGAGGTATCACAATGAATTTCGATTTTTCTGAAGAACAGGTGATGCTCCGCGACAGCGTTGCGCGCTATGTACAAGACGATTACGATTTCGACACTCGTCGCGGCATTGCCGACTCCGAAGCCGGTATCGACCGAGCCAAGTGGCAGACGTTTGCGGAGCTGGGCTGGCTGTCTATTCCCTTTGAGGAAGAGTTCGGTGGTTTCGGCGGTGGCGCCGTGGATGTCATGGTTGTCATGGAAGAACTGGGGAAAGGCTTGGTACTCGAACCGTTCTTCGCTACCGTATTGCTCTACGGTGGCCTGCTGCAGAAGGCGGGCAGTGCCGCGGTTAAAGCCGAGCGTATTCCGGCGATCATCGATGGCTCAGAGCTGGGCGCATTCGCCTACCTGGAGCGGCAGGGCCGCTATGAACTGACTGACCTGAAAACCACGGCGACCCAGCAGGGCGATAACTACGTGCTCAATGGCGAAAAAGTTGCGGTAGCCAATGGCGCCAATGCCGACTATTTCGTGGTGTCCGCCCGTACCGGTGGCGAGCAGAGTGATGACTCAGGCATTAGCCTGTTCCTGGTGCCAGCCAACGCTGAGGGTGTATCAAGGGTCAGCTACCGCATGATGGACGGCCAGATTCTGGCGAATGTGGTGTTGGACAATGTATCGGTTCCCACCGGCCACTTGCTGGGAACGGAAGGCGACGCCCAGGCAGTGATCAATGAAGTGGTTCGCGAGGCCAACCTGGCGCTTTCCGCGGAAGCCATCGGCATTATGGAAACGCTGAACAGCAAGACTGTGGAATACGCCCGTACGCGCGAGCAGTTTGGCGTGGCTATCGGCTCCTTCCAGGCTCTGCAACATCGTATGGTAGACACCTTTATGTCGTACGAGCAGGCCAAATCGCTGCTGTACCGGGCGGTATGTGCGCTGACCGATGACGAAATGGATACCGACGAAGCCATTCATGCCCTGCGGGTGATGATTACCAAGTCCGGCAAGCACATCTTCGGCGAAGCCATCCAGATCCACGGCGGTATGGGTATTACCGATGAACTGGATATTGGCCATTACGCCAAGCGACTCATGATGATCGGCGCCACCTTCGGCGATGGCGATTATCATCAGGCAAAATTCAACAGCCTGCGCTATAACTAGTACACTGTTCCAATCCTGCGCCCACTAAACTGAGTGGGCGCAGCTCCTTTCTTTCTTCATCCTAGGAGACCCCCGATGAAACTAGGTTTTCTGCTCGGTTATTCCGGCAAGCAAATTCACATTCCCATGGACCTGATCACACAGGCTGAATCCATGGGTTACGATTCCGTTTGGACCGCTGAGGCCTACGGCAACGATTCTATTACCGCGGCTTCCTGGATCCTGGCCCAGACTTCCAAGATCAAAGTGGGCACCGCCATCATGCAAATGCCTGCACGTACGCCGGCGATGGCCGCCATGACCGCCATGTCGCTGGATCAGCTGTCCGGCGGGCGCTTTATCATGGGCCTGGGTGCCTCCGGCCCTCAGGTAGTGGAAGGCTGGCACGGCGTTCCTTACGGTAAGCCTGTAACCCGTACCAAAGAGTACATCCAGATCGTGCGCAAGATTTTCGAGCGCGACGGGCCGGTTGAATTTGACGGCAAGATGTACCAGATGCCGAACAAGTCAGAGGGCACTACCGGCCTGGGCAAGCCGCTCAAATCGATTCTTGAGGGCAACCCGGACATTCCCATTTACACTGCATCCATCACCCCCGCGGGCCTGCGCTGCGCCGGTGAGGTTGCCGATGGTGTGTTCCCCGTGTGGATGGATCCCACCAATTACGACGTGCTGGGTGAACACATTGGCACCGGCCTGGAGAAGAGCGGCCGCACCCTTAAGGACTTTGACATTGCGCCCTTCGTGTCGGTAGCGATGAACGACGACCTGGATGCCGCGTTTGATTCTCTGCGCCCCTGGCTGGCGCTGTACATTGGCGGCATGGGCGCGCGCAATAAGAACTTCTATAACGACTATGCCACGCGCATGGGCTATGGCGACGCAGCCAAGAAGATTCAGGATCTGTACCTGGATGGCAAGCCCGCTGAAGCTGCTGCAGAAGTGCCCAATGAACTCCTGGACGAAGTGTCGCTGGTGGGTTCCAAGGACCGGATCCGCGATCGTCTGCAGGCCTGGAAAGAGGCAGGTGAACGCGGTGAGGTAGGCACCATGCTGCTGGGCGTTCACGACCCTGAAGTCCTGGAGCTGTTTGCGCAGGAAATGCTCTGATGCAATTGGCCGGTAAGGTCGTCATTGTCACTGGGGGTGCGAACGGTATCGGTCGCGCCCTCTGCGAACGCTTTCATGCCGAAGGTGCTGAAAAGTTGGTTGTGGCCGACCTCGAGGGTGACAATGCGCGCGAATTTGCCAGCACCATCGATGGTGATGCATATGAAGTCAATGTGCGCGATGAAGCTGCAATAGCGGCAATGGTCGCTGACGTTGAAGCCCGATACGGCCGAATCGACTTGTTCTGCAGTAATGCGGGGATTATCGCCCTCGATGGGGAGCCCTGGTGGGCAACGTCGGCAAGTAACGAAACCTGGTCGGCGATGTGGGATATACACGTGATGTCCCACGTATTTGCTGCCAGAGCTTGTCTGCCGGGTATGTTGGAGCGCGGTGAGGGTTACTTCCTGAATACCGCTTCCGCCGCGGGGCTACTTAGCCAGATTGGCGATGCAGCGTACTCAACGACGAAGCATGCCGCTGTAGGTTTCGCGGAATCCCTGGCGATCACGCACGGTGATGACGGCATCAAGGTGTCTGTGCTTTGTCCCCAGGCCGTTGCCACACGTATGGTAAACGCAACTGAAGATGCCGGTGACGATATGGTCGGTGGCACTGCCGGCGTCGATGGTGTGCTGAGCCCGACAGCAGTGGCAGACTCGGTAGTAGAGGGATTAGCCAATGAGCAATTCCTTATTCTGCCGCACCCGGAAGTAGAGCAATATCGCGCCAACAAGGCCCGTGACTATGGCCGCTGGATTGGCGGTATGCGCAAGATGCGGCGCATGTTGAACTTGAGTACAGCGAAATAGTGCTGGGCGCGCGAAGTGGAGAAGAGAGAACGCTTCGCGCGCACCATCCTCAATGGCTTTGAGGTTTTCTTCGCAGAATTTCAAAACATCACCCTGGCGGCTAAAAGCCGCTTCGAGAATGCCGACTGGCAAGGCATGCAGAATTCTGCGCGGCGCAGAATTGATCTGCGTAAGCAGCGCACTCGAGAAATCATCGAGTATGTGGAGTTGGTCGCAGGCGAAGATTTGAGGAACTTTGAATTCTGGAAGGCCTCCCGAGAGATTTACGCAAACCTGGTCGCAGGACATAACAACTTCGAGATCGCAGAGACATTTTTCAATTCCGTCTACTGCGCCGTATTCGATCATCGCAACATTCGCGACGACTATGCGTTCGTGTTTTCCGCCCACAGCGATATGCCGGCGGCCGATGTTGCTGCGGTATTTCGCAGCTACTCCCGTGAGCCGATGGATCAATTGTTTGGCCAGGTTCTGGCAGATTTCGCCTTTGATATCCCCTACGAAAATCTGACGCGAGACCTTGAGAATATTCTGCTTGTTGCGGAGCAAGTGCTTGTGCCGCAACTGCCTGGCA
This window harbors:
- a CDS encoding acyl-CoA dehydrogenase family protein — its product is MDTSFSAEDLAFRDEVREFFATAYDPELDARLNNPDPSVFPAAIVDWQKRLHDRGWIAPGWPEAVGGTGWTATQSFIFETERAAHGIRDVLPFGLKMVGPVIYTFGTDEQKERFLPKILASDEWWCQGYSEPGSGSDLASLKTRAVRDGDDYIINGAKIWTSYAQFADWIFCLVRTSTEGKKQEGISFLLIDMKTPGIKVNPIVSIDDHHSLNEVEFNNVRVPVANRIGEENKGWTYAKALLAHERTAIAEVADTKRWVQMVKDYATTEVNGGKRLIDDPLFQKRISDVEIELMALEFTELRVLASVAKGGAPGAESSLLKIKGTELQQASQELLMDLAAHYQGVRPGAPEAEVLGHEFGSKAFKKYMYGRASTIYGGSNEVQRNIIAKAVLGL
- a CDS encoding LLM class F420-dependent oxidoreductase; its protein translation is MKLGFLLGYSGKQIHIPMDLITQAESMGYDSVWTAEAYGNDSITAASWILAQTSKIKVGTAIMQMPARTPAMAAMTAMSLDQLSGGRFIMGLGASGPQVVEGWHGVPYGKPVTRTKEYIQIVRKIFERDGPVEFDGKMYQMPNKSEGTTGLGKPLKSILEGNPDIPIYTASITPAGLRCAGEVADGVFPVWMDPTNYDVLGEHIGTGLEKSGRTLKDFDIAPFVSVAMNDDLDAAFDSLRPWLALYIGGMGARNKNFYNDYATRMGYGDAAKKIQDLYLDGKPAEAAAEVPNELLDEVSLVGSKDRIRDRLQAWKEAGERGEVGTMLLGVHDPEVLELFAQEML
- a CDS encoding acyl-CoA dehydrogenase family protein; this translates as MNFDFSEEQVMLRDSVARYVQDDYDFDTRRGIADSEAGIDRAKWQTFAELGWLSIPFEEEFGGFGGGAVDVMVVMEELGKGLVLEPFFATVLLYGGLLQKAGSAAVKAERIPAIIDGSELGAFAYLERQGRYELTDLKTTATQQGDNYVLNGEKVAVANGANADYFVVSARTGGEQSDDSGISLFLVPANAEGVSRVSYRMMDGQILANVVLDNVSVPTGHLLGTEGDAQAVINEVVREANLALSAEAIGIMETLNSKTVEYARTREQFGVAIGSFQALQHRMVDTFMSYEQAKSLLYRAVCALTDDEMDTDEAIHALRVMITKSGKHIFGEAIQIHGGMGITDELDIGHYAKRLMMIGATFGDGDYHQAKFNSLRYN
- a CDS encoding SDR family oxidoreductase — translated: MQLAGKVVIVTGGANGIGRALCERFHAEGAEKLVVADLEGDNAREFASTIDGDAYEVNVRDEAAIAAMVADVEARYGRIDLFCSNAGIIALDGEPWWATSASNETWSAMWDIHVMSHVFAARACLPGMLERGEGYFLNTASAAGLLSQIGDAAYSTTKHAAVGFAESLAITHGDDGIKVSVLCPQAVATRMVNATEDAGDDMVGGTAGVDGVLSPTAVADSVVEGLANEQFLILPHPEVEQYRANKARDYGRWIGGMRKMRRMLNLSTAK
- the trxA gene encoding thioredoxin, with amino-acid sequence MSEHIVNIDETNAAALLIEESHNRPVVVDFWADWCEPCKVLMPLLEKIANEYNGAFLLAKVNADEQGMIAQQFGVRSLPTVMVIKDGQPVDGFAGAQPEKEIRELLGKYLPKPWDGLLQLAKEAMEEGNFAAALTPLRQAWEESGQLYEITVAYVHCLIESMRLDEAEALLDGVRMADQDAAYEQLRAQLEIKRQAAKSPEIEALEQQLVADPDNLDVMAQLAVQLTNAGQFKDAMEYLVTILRKDLDHGDGATRKALLDTIASLGKGDPLAAEYQRKLYSLLY
- a CDS encoding glycosyltransferase family 2 protein, giving the protein MVDTGSSDDSRNIVQRLGAKVFDFAWCDDFSAARNYSLEQASGDWIVVLDADEMIDPANWLRLRELVTTTERDAFFLSEHNYTNQRFEGGFVPTKQQTPYTRGFKGYKVHAIARLFRNSPAIRYRGHVHEVIDTSLGEEQYEVVNIVIHHHGEESPQRPKEVRHRSYLRLMEQDLDSDPSGRLYGTAASIRMHYLKDYATAARYYESAIRLGWRPQDSREGWALCQYLAGDLEAAYDGYRALYDEKHVSVNLCINLANLAVKRNEKPFAADLLERAIGLGVVDVKTRISLEHNIRFLRDNT